One Chlorobaculum limnaeum genomic window carries:
- the ftsA gene encoding cell division protein FtsA produces the protein MPKSNIVIGLDIGTTKVCVVVAEKDDVGKLNVLGKGRANSEGLQRATVVNINKTVDAISKAVADAERESSIKIKGVNVGISGAHVHCIYSNSEISVNQSGIVNESDVRRFLEKAKTNIRYLDIDHEIIHVIPQEFIVDDQDGVLDPIGMAGTTMRGSAYIVVGLRTKIRNIKQCIEKAGLEVSAMTFEPVASGLAVMKESEKKSGVVVIDIGGGTTEVAIYIDGAIRYSEVIKVAANDVTHDVAYGIKALNDVAEEIKIRYGCAWSKVLDSDEEILIEGIEGRPRKSFQKSSLTVIVEARMMEIFELVRDIIKRSGYYEYLNAGVIITGGGALLPGTSELAGEILGLDVRTGYPEGVSGGIKEAINNPMYATVMGLVAHSLQNNLYQDYGEVTQEKPAQAPEPATPQPEPAQPQQSADQNPDAPQAGKKFVDRLKKFWDQL, from the coding sequence ATGCCGAAGAGCAATATTGTAATCGGTCTCGATATAGGTACAACCAAGGTTTGCGTCGTTGTCGCCGAAAAGGATGACGTTGGCAAACTCAACGTCCTCGGCAAGGGACGCGCCAACTCCGAGGGGCTGCAACGGGCGACGGTGGTCAACATCAACAAGACGGTTGACGCCATCAGCAAGGCGGTGGCCGATGCGGAACGCGAGTCCTCGATCAAGATAAAAGGGGTCAACGTCGGTATCTCCGGCGCGCATGTCCACTGCATCTACAGCAACTCCGAAATCAGCGTCAACCAGTCGGGCATCGTCAACGAGTCCGACGTGCGGCGCTTTCTCGAAAAGGCCAAGACCAACATCCGCTACCTCGACATCGACCACGAGATCATCCACGTCATTCCGCAGGAGTTCATCGTCGATGACCAGGATGGCGTGCTCGATCCCATTGGCATGGCCGGAACCACCATGCGCGGCAGCGCCTATATCGTCGTGGGGCTGCGCACCAAGATCCGCAACATCAAGCAGTGCATCGAGAAGGCGGGTCTCGAAGTGAGCGCCATGACCTTCGAACCCGTGGCATCGGGTCTGGCCGTCATGAAGGAGAGCGAGAAAAAGAGCGGCGTGGTTGTGATCGACATCGGCGGCGGCACCACCGAGGTGGCCATCTACATCGATGGCGCGATCCGCTACTCCGAGGTGATCAAGGTGGCGGCCAACGACGTGACGCACGACGTCGCCTACGGCATCAAGGCGCTCAACGACGTGGCCGAAGAGATCAAGATCCGCTACGGCTGCGCCTGGTCGAAGGTGCTCGACAGCGACGAGGAGATTCTGATCGAGGGGATCGAGGGTCGTCCACGCAAGTCGTTCCAGAAAAGCTCGCTGACGGTGATCGTCGAGGCCCGCATGATGGAGATTTTCGAGCTGGTGCGCGACATCATCAAGCGCTCCGGCTATTACGAATATCTCAACGCCGGAGTGATCATCACCGGCGGCGGCGCGCTCCTGCCCGGCACGAGCGAGCTGGCGGGGGAGATTCTCGGCCTTGACGTGCGCACCGGCTATCCCGAAGGGGTGTCGGGCGGCATCAAGGAGGCGATCAACAACCCGATGTACGCAACCGTCATGGGGCTTGTCGCCCACTCGTTGCAGAACAATCTCTACCAGGATTACGGCGAGGTGACCCAGGAAAAGCCCGCACAGGCTCCAGAGCCGGCTACACCTCAGCCCGAACCGGCGCAGCCCCAGCAGAGCGCTGATCAGAATCCCGATGCCCCGCAAGCCGGAAAGAAGTTTGTTGACCGTCTGAAGAAGTTCTGGGATCAGTTGTAA
- a CDS encoding cell division protein FtsQ/DivIB: protein MARPKNERSKNDPLNDPFQPEYDELEPETVRPRKGKLGRIFSAPPVMMSFIALLLAAVAALSWYATQWKRQVTVSRVVVSGATLISPSSIERRLNRFMGKNLDEVRIVAVRRALASEPYIETVQIGKELNGILRIRIEERRPAALLESEGRSLIIDTTGNLLPGKGVAERFRLVKVHGARIAGPVRAGGVRRLGEKERSLLFALLDAFDKSTYARMMVSEIHLTRDNQTWFTVAGSPMRFVVGNDGNFKEKLKKFEIFWQKVVAKKGIDCYESVDLRFRERVFATSPMSEAATADSSAAPAAPPAGGQLPDERH from the coding sequence ATGGCTCGCCCGAAAAATGAGCGCTCGAAGAATGATCCGCTGAACGATCCGTTTCAGCCGGAGTATGACGAGCTGGAGCCGGAAACGGTTCGTCCCCGCAAGGGCAAGCTGGGCCGCATTTTCAGCGCTCCGCCGGTGATGATGAGCTTCATCGCGCTGCTGCTCGCAGCAGTCGCGGCGCTCTCGTGGTACGCGACGCAGTGGAAGCGGCAGGTGACGGTCAGCCGCGTGGTGGTCAGCGGCGCTACCCTGATTTCGCCGTCCAGCATCGAACGCCGTTTGAACCGCTTCATGGGAAAGAATCTGGACGAGGTTCGCATCGTGGCCGTCCGCCGGGCGCTCGCTTCGGAGCCTTATATCGAGACGGTGCAGATTGGCAAGGAGCTGAACGGCATCCTGCGGATCAGGATCGAAGAGCGGCGTCCGGCGGCCCTGCTGGAAAGCGAGGGGCGGAGCCTGATCATCGATACCACCGGAAATCTGTTACCCGGCAAGGGGGTTGCCGAGCGGTTCCGGCTCGTGAAGGTGCATGGCGCGCGAATTGCCGGGCCGGTGCGGGCGGGCGGCGTCCGGCGGCTGGGCGAGAAGGAGCGGAGCCTACTTTTCGCCCTGCTCGACGCCTTCGACAAAAGCACCTACGCCAGAATGATGGTGTCAGAGATTCATCTCACCCGTGACAACCAGACATGGTTCACCGTGGCGGGTTCGCCTATGCGCTTTGTTGTCGGCAATGACGGTAATTTCAAGGAAAAATTGAAAAAATTCGAGATATTCTGGCAAAAGGTTGTTGCAAAGAAAGGTATCGATTGTTACGAGTCGGTCGATCTTCGTTTCCGGGAGAGGGTTTTCGCCACGTCGCCCATGAGCGAAGCAGCGACCGCGGATTCCTCAGCGGCACCGGCAGCCCCGCCTGCGGGCGGCCAACTTCCCGATGAACGTCATTGA
- the murC gene encoding UDP-N-acetylmuramate--L-alanine ligase: MELGKTRNVHIVGIGGAGMSAIAELLLKSGFAVSGSDLSSGEVIEKLRERGAVIHQGHDAGNVGASDVVVYSSAVRPESNVEILAAQKLGIPVIKRDEMLGELMRHKAGICVSGTHGKTTTTAMIATMLLDAGESPTVMIGGVSDYLKGSTVVGEGRYMVIEADEYDRAFLKLTPTIAVVNSLESEHMDTYGTMDNLRDCFAEFANKVPFYGRVICCADWPEIRRIIPRLNRRYTTFGIEEHADVMASGIESVEGGSSFTVEAFGERYPGVRLGVPGRHNVLNALAAFSVGLELGLPPERIIAGLAKYSGMRRRFQTKYRGGDGLLVIDDYAHHPSEVKATVKAAREGWKQHRIVAVFQPHLYSRTAEFAGEFGWALSRADMVCVAGIYPSREKAADYPGITGELVAEGARTAGAKRVVFAGDSDELLSALKEEAAPNTLMLFMGAGDITHLAARFAAWCAENRGNANAPAS, encoded by the coding sequence ATGGAACTGGGAAAAACGAGGAATGTGCATATCGTCGGTATCGGCGGCGCAGGCATGAGCGCCATCGCCGAGCTGCTGCTGAAATCAGGATTCGCGGTCAGCGGCTCCGATCTCTCGTCCGGCGAGGTGATCGAAAAGCTGCGCGAGCGCGGGGCGGTTATCCATCAGGGGCACGATGCCGGGAATGTCGGCGCGAGCGATGTTGTCGTTTACTCCTCGGCGGTGCGCCCGGAAAGCAACGTCGAGATTCTCGCTGCGCAGAAGCTCGGCATTCCGGTCATCAAACGCGACGAAATGCTCGGCGAGCTGATGCGCCACAAGGCGGGCATCTGCGTCTCGGGCACCCACGGCAAGACCACCACCACGGCCATGATCGCCACCATGCTGCTCGACGCGGGCGAGTCGCCGACGGTGATGATCGGCGGCGTGTCGGACTACCTCAAGGGCAGCACGGTGGTCGGCGAGGGGCGGTACATGGTGATCGAGGCCGACGAGTATGACCGCGCCTTCCTGAAGCTCACCCCCACCATCGCCGTCGTCAACAGCCTCGAATCGGAGCACATGGACACCTACGGCACGATGGACAACCTGCGCGACTGCTTCGCGGAGTTCGCCAACAAGGTGCCGTTTTACGGGCGCGTCATCTGCTGCGCCGATTGGCCGGAGATCCGGCGCATCATTCCGCGCCTGAACCGCCGCTACACCACCTTCGGCATCGAAGAGCACGCCGATGTGATGGCCTCCGGGATCGAATCCGTCGAGGGCGGCAGCAGCTTCACGGTCGAGGCGTTCGGGGAGCGCTATCCCGGCGTGCGGCTCGGCGTGCCGGGACGGCACAACGTGCTCAACGCGCTGGCGGCCTTTTCGGTCGGCCTCGAACTCGGCCTGCCGCCGGAGCGGATCATCGCGGGCCTCGCTAAATACAGCGGGATGCGCCGCCGCTTCCAGACGAAGTACCGTGGCGGCGATGGACTGCTCGTCATCGACGATTACGCGCACCACCCCTCCGAGGTGAAGGCGACCGTCAAGGCAGCCCGCGAGGGATGGAAACAGCATCGCATCGTGGCGGTTTTCCAGCCGCATCTCTATTCGCGCACCGCGGAGTTCGCCGGCGAGTTCGGCTGGGCGCTCTCCCGCGCCGACATGGTCTGCGTGGCGGGCATCTATCCGTCGCGGGAGAAGGCCGCCGACTACCCTGGTATCACCGGCGAGCTGGTGGCCGAAGGGGCGAGAACCGCCGGGGCGAAACGGGTCGTCTTCGCCGGTGACAGCGACGAGCTGCTCTCGGCGCTGAAGGAGGAGGCCGCGCCGAATACGCTGATGCTCTTCATGGGGGCGGGCGACATCACCCACCTCGCCGCGCGCTTCGCGGCATGGTGCGCCGAAAATCGCGGTAACGCAAACGCACCCGCGTCATGA
- the murG gene encoding undecaprenyldiphospho-muramoylpentapeptide beta-N-acetylglucosaminyltransferase yields MKVLFAGGGTGGHLYPGVAMAAELKKRVPGISISFAGTSAGIEATEVPRLGYPLILLPVRGLKRGLAVRAIADNAAILADFVKALSMAMAFIRKERPDVVVGTGGYVSAPLLLAAQLSGRKTLIQEQNAFPGVTTRLLARMATEVHLSFEESRKFFGAKASVFVTGNPAREFGGESRESCLDFFGLDRTLPTLLVFGGSRGARAINNAVLKLCRRLEGTINLIWQTGALDADRVRAEAGPSATRWIGPYIQEMGKAYGAADLVLCRAGASSLAELTNLGKPSVLIPYPYAAADHQRHNAQALVGSGASVMIDDSKIGDEASFEAILALFRDRDKLARMGEAARREGHPGAAAKLAERIIALSKS; encoded by the coding sequence ATGAAAGTGCTCTTCGCGGGCGGAGGCACCGGCGGCCATCTCTACCCCGGCGTGGCGATGGCGGCGGAGCTGAAGAAGCGCGTGCCCGGCATCAGCATCTCTTTCGCGGGCACCTCCGCAGGAATCGAGGCGACCGAGGTGCCGCGCCTCGGCTATCCGCTCATCCTTTTGCCGGTCAGGGGACTGAAGCGAGGGTTGGCCGTCCGCGCGATTGCGGACAACGCGGCCATTCTCGCTGATTTCGTCAAGGCGCTCTCAATGGCGATGGCCTTCATCCGCAAGGAGCGCCCAGACGTGGTGGTGGGTACCGGCGGCTACGTCAGCGCGCCTCTGCTGCTCGCCGCGCAGCTTTCGGGGCGCAAGACGCTCATCCAGGAGCAGAACGCCTTTCCGGGAGTGACGACGCGATTGCTGGCGCGGATGGCGACGGAGGTGCATCTCTCCTTCGAAGAGAGCCGGAAGTTCTTCGGCGCGAAAGCTTCGGTCTTCGTCACCGGCAACCCGGCGCGGGAGTTCGGCGGCGAGAGCCGCGAGTCGTGCCTCGACTTTTTCGGCCTCGACCGCACCCTGCCGACGCTGCTCGTCTTCGGCGGAAGCCGCGGTGCGCGGGCGATCAACAACGCCGTGCTGAAACTCTGCCGCCGCCTCGAAGGCACAATCAACCTCATCTGGCAGACCGGTGCGCTCGACGCCGACCGGGTGCGGGCGGAGGCCGGCCCCTCGGCGACCCGGTGGATCGGCCCCTACATTCAGGAGATGGGCAAGGCGTACGGCGCGGCTGACCTCGTGCTTTGCCGCGCGGGCGCGTCGAGCCTCGCCGAGCTGACCAACCTCGGCAAGCCCTCGGTGCTGATTCCCTATCCCTATGCGGCGGCGGATCATCAGCGCCACAATGCGCAGGCGCTTGTCGGCTCGGGCGCATCGGTCATGATCGACGACTCGAAGATCGGCGATGAAGCGTCGTTCGAGGCGATCCTCGCGCTCTTCCGCGACCGCGACAAGCTCGCGCGGATGGGCGAGGCGGCCAGGCGGGAGGGCCATCCCGGCGCGGCGGCAAAGCTTGCGGAAAGAATAATCGCGCTATCAAAATCATAA
- a CDS encoding FtsW/RodA/SpoVE family cell cycle protein, protein MALDDSPAESMALLPAQPGRGDTIAGKLLFLIVALLMCIGVVVVYSSGAGWAEQKYSDPQYFLWRQLTFAVAGMALIFVVGTIDYHIFRKISKLFLFVSIGLLALLLLLKLAHVIHGAARRIGFGPLKFQASDLAKYAIIFHFSRLLSEKKEYIKDLHDGYYPMLILLMTVVALVALEPNFSTASLIAIIGFTLMFIGGIRIKYLLATASLLIPIAAVFAIAAPYRVARLVSFSGGEKELSYQVRQALLGLGNGGLFGLGLGASKQRDLYLPLSYNDFVFVVIGEEYGFIGAMVILLLFTGIFVCGIIIAKRAPDLFGRYVAVGVTFAIVFFAFINIAVASHLMPTTGVALPFISYGGTALLFNSLGIGLLVSISRYRKKVETIERAQALLESKGGVS, encoded by the coding sequence ATGGCGCTCGACGATTCGCCTGCCGAATCGATGGCGCTGCTTCCGGCGCAGCCCGGACGCGGGGATACCATTGCCGGTAAGCTGCTCTTCCTGATCGTCGCGCTGCTGATGTGCATCGGCGTGGTCGTTGTCTATAGCAGCGGCGCCGGGTGGGCGGAGCAGAAATACTCCGATCCGCAGTACTTCCTGTGGCGTCAGCTTACCTTCGCCGTGGCGGGCATGGCGCTGATCTTCGTGGTGGGCACGATCGATTACCACATTTTCCGAAAAATCAGCAAGCTGTTTCTCTTCGTCAGCATCGGTCTTCTGGCCCTTCTGCTGCTGCTCAAGCTGGCGCATGTGATTCATGGCGCGGCCCGCCGGATCGGGTTCGGCCCGCTCAAGTTCCAGGCCTCCGATCTCGCCAAATACGCCATCATCTTTCACTTTTCGCGGCTGCTGTCCGAAAAGAAAGAGTACATCAAGGACTTGCATGACGGCTACTATCCGATGCTGATTCTCCTGATGACCGTGGTCGCGCTGGTGGCGCTCGAACCGAACTTCAGCACGGCCTCGCTCATCGCCATCATCGGCTTCACGCTGATGTTCATCGGCGGTATCCGCATCAAGTACCTGCTCGCCACCGCCTCGCTGCTGATTCCTATCGCTGCGGTCTTCGCCATCGCCGCGCCCTACCGCGTCGCCCGTCTCGTCTCGTTCAGTGGCGGTGAGAAGGAGCTGAGCTACCAGGTGCGTCAGGCCTTGCTCGGTCTCGGCAACGGCGGCCTGTTCGGCCTCGGCCTCGGGGCGAGCAAGCAGCGCGATCTCTACCTGCCGCTCTCGTACAACGACTTCGTTTTCGTCGTCATCGGCGAGGAGTACGGCTTCATCGGCGCGATGGTCATTCTGCTGCTCTTTACCGGTATTTTCGTCTGCGGCATCATCATTGCCAAGCGCGCCCCCGATCTTTTCGGGCGCTACGTCGCCGTCGGCGTCACCTTCGCCATCGTCTTCTTCGCCTTCATCAACATCGCCGTGGCCAGCCACCTCATGCCGACTACCGGCGTGGCGCTGCCATTCATCAGCTACGGCGGCACGGCGCTGCTTTTCAACTCGCTCGGCATCGGGCTGCTCGTCAGCATTTCACGTTACCGCAAAAAGGTCGAAACCATCGAGCGGGCGCAGGCGCTGCTCGAATCGAAAGGAGGTGTTTCATGA
- the murD gene encoding UDP-N-acetylmuramoyl-L-alanine--D-glutamate ligase has product MKPEELKGKAASIIGAGKSGVAAAGLLARAGAWPFVSEFGAVAPAAAEALRQLGVPFEEGGHSERVFDAALCVVSPGIPQTVPVIREMHARGIPVVSEIELASWFCPARVIGITGTDGKTTTATLIHKICESEGERQQYRAFSVGNIGIPFSSEVSAMTSADIAVLELSSYQLEGCFSFRPNIAVLTNVTPDHMDRYGGSIEAYAAAKFRIHAQQGAGDTLIYNHDDPILRAHFEQEEPRPFRVVRVSLRAETLDATPGDFVSVEEGEIVVRTSGSTEKLMRVDEIMKPGFRGDHNLYNVLSSVAAASAAGVLAETMRRVLAGFGGVEHRQEFAGHACGLDWINDSKATNVNALRQALQAVPAGMVLIAGGRDKGNDYSVIADIVREKVACIVAIGESREKIANAFRGIVTVLSAASLPEAVDLARRNARPGGSVLFSPACSSFDMFRDFEDRGRQFKQFVREQQ; this is encoded by the coding sequence GTGAAACCGGAAGAGCTGAAAGGAAAAGCGGCGTCGATCATCGGCGCGGGAAAGAGCGGCGTGGCGGCGGCGGGCTTGCTCGCGCGGGCCGGGGCGTGGCCATTCGTGAGCGAATTTGGCGCGGTCGCCCCCGCAGCGGCGGAAGCACTGCGGCAGCTTGGCGTGCCGTTCGAAGAGGGCGGTCATTCGGAGCGGGTGTTCGATGCAGCACTGTGCGTCGTCAGTCCCGGCATTCCGCAAACAGTGCCGGTCATCCGCGAGATGCACGCGCGCGGCATTCCGGTGGTGAGCGAGATAGAGCTGGCAAGCTGGTTCTGCCCCGCCCGCGTCATCGGCATCACCGGCACGGACGGCAAGACCACCACGGCCACGCTGATCCACAAGATTTGCGAATCGGAGGGCGAGCGTCAGCAATACCGCGCCTTCAGCGTGGGAAACATCGGCATCCCCTTTTCGTCGGAGGTCTCTGCCATGACGTCGGCGGACATCGCCGTGCTCGAACTGAGCAGCTACCAGCTCGAAGGGTGCTTCTCGTTCCGGCCAAACATCGCCGTGCTGACCAACGTCACGCCCGACCACATGGATCGCTACGGCGGCAGCATCGAAGCCTACGCCGCTGCGAAGTTCCGTATTCACGCCCAGCAGGGCGCGGGCGACACGCTGATCTACAACCACGACGATCCGATCCTGCGGGCGCACTTCGAGCAAGAGGAGCCGCGGCCCTTCCGGGTGGTGCGCGTCAGCCTGCGTGCCGAAACGCTCGACGCCACGCCGGGCGACTTCGTTTCAGTCGAAGAGGGCGAGATTGTCGTCAGAACCTCCGGCTCGACCGAAAAGCTGATGCGGGTTGACGAGATCATGAAGCCGGGCTTTCGCGGCGACCACAATCTCTACAACGTGCTCTCCTCCGTCGCGGCGGCCTCTGCCGCTGGCGTTTTGGCGGAGACGATGCGGCGCGTGCTCGCCGGGTTCGGCGGCGTGGAGCACCGGCAGGAGTTTGCGGGTCATGCGTGCGGCCTCGACTGGATCAACGACTCGAAGGCCACCAACGTCAACGCCCTCCGCCAGGCGCTTCAGGCCGTGCCCGCGGGCATGGTGCTCATCGCCGGTGGACGTGACAAGGGCAACGACTACAGCGTCATCGCCGACATCGTTCGCGAGAAGGTCGCCTGCATCGTGGCGATTGGCGAGTCGCGCGAGAAGATCGCCAATGCCTTCCGGGGTATCGTCACTGTCCTCTCCGCCGCCTCGCTCCCGGAAGCGGTCGATCTCGCCCGCCGGAACGCCCGGCCCGGCGGGAGCGTGCTCTTTTCGCCCGCCTGTTCGAGCTTCGACATGTTCCGTGACTTCGAGGATCGCGGGCGCCAGTTCAAGCAGTTTGTCCGGGAGCAGCAATGA
- the mraY gene encoding phospho-N-acetylmuramoyl-pentapeptide-transferase: MLYYFLRYINELYSFPGMGVIEYLTFRASAAAITALLITIFAGPSFIRFLKSKFVEPIKEEAPPEHRKKKDVPTMGGLMIIFAIEISAFLWAKIDDPHVWLIMLAVFWMGLIGFIDDYQKVVLKVKGGLAGHYKLIGQVILGLVIGFYTWNDPSFSVLLSDTTVPFFKNLSVDYGIFYIPVVIFIITAVSNAVNLTDGLDGLAAGNAAIVTFALGGFAYLAGNAVYAGYLSIPFISGAGEVAVVSMAIVMACVGFLWFNSSPAEVFMGDTGSLSLGSAIAVIALMIKQELLLPVLAGIFFVETLSVSLQVGWFKISKKLYGEGRRIFLMAPLHHHFQLKGWAEQKIVIRFWIISILLFLTSLMTLKLR, encoded by the coding sequence ATGCTGTATTACTTTCTCCGGTATATCAACGAACTTTACAGTTTCCCCGGCATGGGGGTCATCGAATACCTGACCTTCCGGGCCAGCGCGGCGGCCATCACGGCCCTTCTGATTACCATTTTTGCCGGGCCGTCATTCATCCGCTTCCTCAAATCGAAATTCGTCGAGCCGATCAAGGAGGAGGCGCCGCCGGAGCATCGCAAGAAAAAGGATGTGCCTACCATGGGCGGCCTCATGATCATTTTCGCTATTGAAATATCAGCGTTTCTCTGGGCCAAGATCGACGATCCGCACGTCTGGCTGATCATGCTCGCCGTTTTCTGGATGGGGCTGATCGGCTTCATCGACGACTACCAGAAGGTGGTGCTGAAGGTCAAAGGTGGTCTTGCCGGTCACTACAAGCTGATCGGCCAAGTCATTCTTGGCCTCGTCATCGGCTTTTACACCTGGAATGACCCTTCTTTTTCGGTGCTGCTTTCCGATACTACCGTTCCGTTTTTCAAGAATCTCTCAGTCGATTACGGCATTTTCTACATCCCGGTGGTGATCTTTATCATCACGGCTGTCTCCAACGCGGTCAACCTCACCGACGGCCTCGACGGCTTGGCGGCGGGCAATGCGGCCATCGTGACCTTCGCCCTCGGCGGGTTCGCCTACCTTGCCGGTAACGCCGTCTACGCCGGGTATCTCAGCATTCCCTTCATCTCCGGCGCGGGCGAAGTTGCCGTGGTGAGTATGGCCATCGTCATGGCGTGCGTCGGATTTCTCTGGTTTAACTCGAGTCCCGCCGAGGTGTTCATGGGCGACACCGGTTCGCTCTCGCTCGGCAGCGCCATCGCCGTCATCGCGCTCATGATCAAGCAGGAGCTGCTGTTGCCGGTGCTGGCAGGAATCTTTTTCGTCGAGACCCTCTCGGTCTCCCTGCAGGTCGGCTGGTTCAAGATTTCGAAGAAGCTGTATGGCGAAGGGCGGCGGATTTTCCTCATGGCTCCGCTGCATCACCATTTTCAGCTGAAAGGATGGGCGGAACAGAAGATCGTTATCCGCTTCTGGATCATCTCGATCCTGCTTTTTTTGACAAGCCTCATGACTCTGAAACTGCGATAA
- a CDS encoding UDP-N-acetylmuramoyl-tripeptide--D-alanyl-D-alanine ligase, whose amino-acid sequence MKGALIFSDFERAGTIVARDMAEGYRLDDPVVVIDSRKAVEGAVFVALPGERTDGHRFIGEVFAAGAAWAVVSRQWFTEKGAEFSGPGHRFLVADDPVAAFQQLAAAYRERFNIPVIGIGGSNGKTTTKEMVAAVLSTSFNVLVTQGNFNNHLGVPLTLLQMRRDTEVAVIEMGINHPGEMEFLCSIACPTHGLLTNIGHEHLEFFGSLDGVADAEAALFRYLEAHGGTAFVNLEDHRLAAAGATLSRKTGYGMEPGEGRAWWAGNIGADRVGRVSFTLSSGSGVRQPVAMRFVGRHNVINAVAAAAVGAHFGLDPSQIADGLGSLQPAKGWKRMELFDDGEIVVLNDTYNANPDSVRFALDTLAAIECQGRKIAVLGDMLELGGNSAIEHEAIGKYIRELPIDACLAYGDDARLICRESGERCLCHFGTMDELRQFLAGYVQPGDAVLFKGSRGMRLELAADDLIKQYQKHTI is encoded by the coding sequence ATGAAAGGCGCGCTGATCTTCAGCGATTTCGAGCGGGCGGGAACCATCGTGGCCCGCGATATGGCGGAGGGCTACCGGCTCGACGATCCGGTGGTGGTGATCGATTCACGCAAGGCGGTCGAGGGCGCGGTGTTCGTGGCGCTGCCGGGCGAGCGCACCGACGGGCACCGCTTCATCGGCGAGGTGTTCGCCGCCGGAGCCGCGTGGGCCGTGGTGTCGCGGCAGTGGTTCACCGAAAAGGGGGCGGAGTTCAGCGGCCCCGGCCACCGCTTCCTCGTCGCCGACGATCCGGTCGCGGCGTTCCAGCAGCTCGCCGCCGCCTACCGGGAGCGCTTCAACATTCCGGTGATCGGCATCGGCGGCAGCAACGGCAAGACCACCACCAAGGAGATGGTGGCCGCCGTGCTCTCGACCAGCTTCAACGTCCTCGTGACGCAGGGCAACTTCAACAACCACCTCGGCGTTCCGCTGACGCTCTTGCAGATGCGCCGCGACACCGAAGTGGCGGTGATCGAGATGGGCATCAATCACCCCGGCGAGATGGAGTTTCTCTGTTCGATTGCCTGTCCGACGCATGGCCTCTTGACCAACATCGGCCACGAGCATCTCGAATTTTTCGGCTCCCTCGACGGCGTCGCAGATGCCGAGGCGGCGCTGTTCCGCTACCTCGAAGCGCACGGCGGCACGGCGTTCGTCAATCTCGAAGACCACCGTCTCGCCGCCGCCGGTGCGACGCTGTCGCGCAAGACCGGCTACGGGATGGAGCCGGGCGAAGGACGCGCATGGTGGGCCGGGAACATCGGCGCTGACCGGGTGGGGCGCGTGTCGTTCACGCTCTCGTCCGGATCCGGCGTCCGCCAGCCGGTGGCGATGCGCTTCGTCGGACGGCACAACGTCATCAACGCCGTGGCGGCGGCGGCGGTTGGCGCGCACTTCGGCCTCGATCCGTCGCAGATCGCCGACGGCCTCGGTTCGCTCCAGCCCGCCAAGGGGTGGAAGCGCATGGAGCTGTTCGACGACGGCGAGATCGTGGTGCTCAACGACACCTACAACGCCAACCCCGACTCGGTGCGATTTGCGCTCGACACGCTCGCCGCCATCGAATGCCAGGGCCGTAAAATTGCCGTGCTCGGCGACATGCTCGAACTCGGCGGCAATTCGGCCATTGAACATGAGGCGATCGGCAAGTATATTCGCGAGCTGCCGATCGATGCGTGCCTCGCCTACGGCGATGACGCCCGGCTCATCTGCCGTGAATCGGGGGAGCGCTGCCTCTGTCACTTCGGGACGATGGACGAGCTTCGTCAATTCCTGGCCGGCTACGTCCAGCCGGGCGACGCGGTGCTCTTCAAGGGATCGCGGGGCATGAGGCTCGAACTGGCGGCGGACGATCTCATCAAACAGTACCAAAAGCACACGATCTGA